The nucleotide window TTTCCTTGTCGACAATAATCATTATGCACCTCGCTTTTCTTGCGTATGTTGAAACTTTGTCGATAAGGGCGGGCCGGGGCCTGTGCTGGACAACCCGGCAAGGTCGGCCCGCCTGTCGGAGGATTACATGTACCCGGCGGCTGTCAGGATTTCACGGGCCTTCTCAAGATTGGCCGCGGCCAGCTTGACCACAGGCCCGGTGCAGCCCATAGCCGCCTCGGCGTATATTTTTTCCTTCCACAAGCAGCATACCGCCTGTTCAAGGTCCAGCACGTCAACACCGTGAATTTCCTCGTCCGTGGGTTCAGCAGGCGGAGCCTGCACTTCAGCCATCGGGGTCGCCCCGGCCTTTTCAAAGGCAGCCAGTTCTTCGTCCAGTCCGGCGGCTTTGGCCCGGCGCAGCTCCTCAGCCACCACAGCGGGCAGGTTGCTGCGCACGGCAGCGGCTGTGTACGCCAGGGCGTTGGCAATGACCGGAGCGCCCGAAGCGCGGGATATGATGCTCACCACCCGGTTCCAGCCTTCGCCCACCGAGGGGCCGTAGCCCCAGCCTGTGGTTTCATAGGCTCCACCAGAGGTAAACGCGCCAAAGAGCTTCATAAGCACGTTACCCGTGAGCGTATCCATAACGCACACGTCCACAGCGCCGCGTAAAAGGTCATTGCCTCGCAGCAACGAGCCTCCGTCGCCCCTGACGCTCTGTCCAAAACGAAGTTCATAGCCGCGTTCTGCCATACGGTTCAGCGCTCGCAGCACCTGCGGAGCCGCGTCTACATTGAGCACGCCCAGCGAGGGCGACGTAAGCCCCATAGCCTTGGCCACAGCCATGCCCAGAACAGCGTTGCGCAGCAGCGCCTGTTGCCTCTGGGACGCGCTCATGCCTGTGGTGCAGGCTACAAACATGGCCTTGCCCAGAGCAGGGGTCAGGATGCGGCCTACTGTGGTCACTCCCAGGGGGAAGGGATAGTGCAGGGCCACAGCACCCTGAATGCGTCCCTCTTCCATGGCTTTTTCCATACCTGCGGCCAATTCGCCGCCGTCGCAGCCCGTTTCAATCCAGTCCATGCCTGCAGGTATAAGTCCCGCAGGCCGTGGGCCAACTCCGACCACAGTCAAAGAAGCGTCTTCTTTCATGGCCGTAGCGGCAGCCGAAAGAAATTCGGTATCAGAATGCTCGCCGCCAGCAGCCATGAGGCCGATGCGGCACGGTTCGCGCCCGCTACGCGCCCGCGTCACCAGATCCTCAAGAGCCTTGCCAAGGATGGCGCGCTTGTTGTCTTGACTAGCCATATGCCTGCCTCCTACTGACCCTTTTGCAGGTTGGCCGCCATATCGCCCAACGCTGTCAGCAGCATTTCGGTCACATCCTGCTGGCTGACGCTCTGCACCTTTGCCGCGCCTGCCCCCGGAGCTTCCATAATAAATGAAGCGCCGTCGGCAAGGTTGGTCAGGCGGCCCAAGAAAAGGCTGCCCTTGCCTATAATCATTGCACGCTTGATGCGGCCTTCCTTAATGGCTTCAATGGCGTGGCCCACATAGGGCACGCCGGAAGGAATGTGCCCCTGAATAGGAGCAAAACCGGGCATGCCGCGCTCTGCCACAAACTTGGGAATATCCCCGCGCTCAATCTGGCCCTTCATAACGGCCAGGGCGGCAATCATTTTGTAGTTGGCCTCTGGCACGTTGCCAGCGCCTGCGGGCAGGGTTACTTCAGCGTTGTGCAGTTCAGGCGCGTACTTGTCTACATCTGTAAGTTTCAGGCCCACGCTGGCCAAAGGATCGAAAGTGATGGCCGTCGTGATGGCCTGAGGCGAAGCACCCGCGCCCACCGTGTGTTTGCCGATGCCGTCCAGCCGCATGACAGGGGTCTGGCCGTCATCAGGAGTCAGCAGCAGGGCAAAACTGCCGATGCAGTTTTCAAGCGGCACAACGCCCTTTTTGATATGGTCCCGCGCGTTCATGTAAAGCTTGGGCACCGAACCGCCGCTGACCACAACCACATTGGGCCGCACGCCGCTGGCAACCATGCTGGCAGAGGTGATGAGGGCCGCCACGGGCCCAGCGCAGAAACCGCGCACGTCAAAGCCGCTGGCATTAACGCATTCGGCGATTTCAGCCAGAGCCTTGGCCATATTGCCGCCGCCGCGCTGCATGGCGTCGCCCACGGCTTCTTCAGAGCATTCCACTACAAAATCCACGTCCGTCGGGGCCATGCCGGCATTTTTGATGAGATGCAGCAGAGCCAGCACACCGCTTGCCTTGCTGGCCATATTCTCCAGCATGACGCCTGCTTCGAGATTTTCATCAGTATCGTGTGCCCGGCGGCAGCAGCCCACAAGCTTGCCCTCGATATAGAGGGGCAGGGCGTGGTGCTTTTCAATAACTTCAAGCAGTTCGGCCTCGGGCCTTCCTTTTTCCAGCCGGGCCAACTGTTTTTCGCCCATGACCGGGTTCTGGGCCAGCTTCACGGCTACAGCTGCCGCAAACTTTTTTTCCAGCCATATGAGGTCGAAGACGTCGCATATATCCATAAGCCCGATGAATTCGTCCTCGGGCATGATTTCACCAAACTTTCCGAAGCGCTGCGTCTCGCCCAGATTGTC belongs to Desulfovibrio intestinalis and includes:
- the grdD gene encoding glycine/sarcosine/betaine reductase complex component C subunit alpha — translated: MASQDNKRAILGKALEDLVTRARSGREPCRIGLMAAGGEHSDTEFLSAAATAMKEDASLTVVGVGPRPAGLIPAGMDWIETGCDGGELAAGMEKAMEEGRIQGAVALHYPFPLGVTTVGRILTPALGKAMFVACTTGMSASQRQQALLRNAVLGMAVAKAMGLTSPSLGVLNVDAAPQVLRALNRMAERGYELRFGQSVRGDGGSLLRGNDLLRGAVDVCVMDTLTGNVLMKLFGAFTSGGAYETTGWGYGPSVGEGWNRVVSIISRASGAPVIANALAYTAAAVRSNLPAVVAEELRRAKAAGLDEELAAFEKAGATPMAEVQAPPAEPTDEEIHGVDVLDLEQAVCCLWKEKIYAEAAMGCTGPVVKLAAANLEKAREILTAAGYM
- the grdC gene encoding glycine/sarcosine/betaine reductase complex component C subunit beta — translated: MTTVGIKAAAYCLNFAPELALHYGGTPAQERKTKPDSEFLRELPKHAQTWEQAAAYAPNKTYVGSMSLEELEKAPAPWIDNLGETQRFGKFGEIMPEDEFIGLMDICDVFDLIWLEKKFAAAVAVKLAQNPVMGEKQLARLEKGRPEAELLEVIEKHHALPLYIEGKLVGCCRRAHDTDENLEAGVMLENMASKASGVLALLHLIKNAGMAPTDVDFVVECSEEAVGDAMQRGGGNMAKALAEIAECVNASGFDVRGFCAGPVAALITSASMVASGVRPNVVVVSGGSVPKLYMNARDHIKKGVVPLENCIGSFALLLTPDDGQTPVMRLDGIGKHTVGAGASPQAITTAITFDPLASVGLKLTDVDKYAPELHNAEVTLPAGAGNVPEANYKMIAALAVMKGQIERGDIPKFVAERGMPGFAPIQGHIPSGVPYVGHAIEAIKEGRIKRAMIIGKGSLFLGRLTNLADGASFIMEAPGAGAAKVQSVSQQDVTEMLLTALGDMAANLQKGQ